In one window of Drosophila innubila isolate TH190305 chromosome 2L unlocalized genomic scaffold, UK_Dinn_1.0 4_B_2L, whole genome shotgun sequence DNA:
- the LOC117779700 gene encoding intraflagellar transport protein 57 homolog → MQEDAPEKTQQLQNFQSDDLLEKLKLLNYEKHLLREYKLKPLSRFYFVKATNPGEQFFMFTLICWWLCKKLGKDMERPQESDDPNTVIAKIMQMLEEIDVPVDFAPTKLIRGAGPICLMVLDILATQSLKVTKVNYQRLHIAQEEEFVGDYLEDNAEIILEKLEDEQNATNLSDDSDLELEAHNFKQLNWLNRQKRNLGEMSANATDEHSREIDARLSDHQEWRLELERVLQQLKVYVKADARDWRTHISQMEALNTGIANVAEPTQVQLKKLHSEFTFSLEKIESREKHLNNELQQLIQQYKELSIELSTVQYAQNQIQTDMEEKMNTLSEVMAEQELKKEEMERRGQVMSDGSSVQQIKKAIVKLKDDISQLNLEVALLVHAYDQDTVRQTLGVADQTNN, encoded by the exons atgcaagAAGATGCACCtgaaaaaacacaacaattgcaaaattttcaatccGATGATTTGCTAGAAAAGTTAAAACTACTTAACTATGAAAAACACTTGTTAAGAGAATACAAATTGAAGCCTTTATcgcgtttttattttgtcaaggCTACGAATCCTGGAGAGCAGTTCTTTATGTTTACCTTGATATGTTGGTGGTTGTGCAAAAAACTGGGTAAGGATATGGAACGTCCGCAGGAATCCGATGATCCGAATACGGTTATAGCCAAGATCATGCAAATGCTAGAAGAAATT GATGTTCCCGTGGATTTTGCACCCACCAAGCTCATACGGGGAGCAGGTCCCATTTGCCTCATGGTGCTCGACATTTTGGCCACGCAATCGCTGAAAGTCACCAAGGTGAACTATCAGCGTCTGCACATTGCACAGGAGGAGGAATTTGTGGGCGACTATTTGGAAGACAATGCTGAGATAATACTGGAAAAGCTGGAGGATGAGCAAAATGCCACCAATCTCAGCGATGACAGCGACTTGGAGTTGGAGGCGCACAATTTCAAGCAACTCAATTGGCTGAATCGCCAGAAGCGAAATCTTGGAGAGATGTCCGCCAATGCGACGGATGAGCATAGCCGGGAGATCGATGCCCGCCTCAGTGATCACCAGGAATGGCGACTGGAGCTGGAACGTGTCCTTCAGCAGCTCAAGGTCTATGTCAAGGCCGATGCTCGCGACTGGCGTACGCATATTAGCCAGATGGAGGCCCTCAACACGGGTATCGCCAATGTGGCAGAACCTACTCAAGTGCAGCTCAAGAAACTCCACAGTGAGTTCACCTTCAGTCTGGAGAAGATCGAGAGTCGTGAAAAGCATCTGAATAATGAACTACAACAACTTATACAACAGTACAAGGAGTTGTCCATTGAACTCTCCACTGTGCAATATGCCCAGAATCAAATTCAGACGGACATGGAGGAAAAAATGAATACACTTAGTGAGGTTATGGCCGAACAGGAGCTCAAAAAGGAGGAAATGGAACGGCGTGGGCAGGTTATGTCCGATGGaa GTTCCGTGCAACAGATCAAGAAGGCGATAGTAAAACTTAAGGATGACATTTCTCAACTCAATCTGGAGGTGGCACTCTTGGTGCATGCCTACGATCAGGATACAGTGCGTCAAACACTCGGTGTGGCTGATCAGACAAACAACTGA